The stretch of DNA CGTATAGACAGTCCGCTTGGTCGGCAGGGGGATAGGTCCGGCAATTCGCGCACCGGTTCGAAGGACGGTGCGAGCAATCTCTTTAGTTGATTTATCCAAAGAGTAGTGGTCGTACGCCTTCAGTTTTATTCTGATTTTCTGACCTGTCATATTCTATATTTCACTTCCTTAGAAGCAAGGCTTATTACTCAATAATTTCGGTGACGACGCCGGCGCCGACAGTGCGTCCGCCCTCGCGAACCGCAAACCGCAACTCCTTCTCCATCGCGATCGGCGTGATTAACTCCACATCCATCTGGATGTTGTCCCC from Candidatus Zixiibacteriota bacterium encodes:
- the tuf gene encoding elongation factor Tu (EF-Tu; promotes GTP-dependent binding of aminoacyl-tRNA to the A-site of ribosomes during protein biosynthesis; when the tRNA anticodon matches the mRNA codon, GTP hydrolysis results; the inactive EF-Tu-GDP leaves the ribosome and release of GDP is promoted by elongation factor Ts; many prokaryotes have two copies of the gene encoding EF-Tu), with amino-acid sequence GDNIQMDVELITPIAMEKELRFAVREGGRTVGAGVVTEIIE